In Deefgea piscis, the genomic window CCCCATCACGATTGGTCTCGGTCCGCGTGGTACTGGACTTTTTAGCCGTAACGGGCTGCTTTTTACCGGGCTTATTTTTGCTTTTACGTGCTGGCGCATTTTCTTTTTGCTTACTTTTTTTGGCGGTCAGTGGGTCATCTTCAACAAATTCTTTAAGCGATAAACTTGCAGAAATCGACTGCAACGTCCCCAACTGATCGGTTTTTTGATGTGTGACCTCAATCTTCTCAATCACAAAGCGCCCAACAATCACACCACTGCCGTAAACAAACGGCAGGGCCTCATGCTTTAAGCGGGCTTCTTGCAATTTTTTGAGCTCAACTTCGGGCTCACAAAAAAAGTGATGAAATGACAATTCAATCGTCACCTCATCCAGCGCATCCCCCATCAACTGCAAACGGGGCTTACCTTCAATCACATCATGCTGCGCAAAATTGGTCGCTGACGTGGCTTTTAAACCGTCAAAGTAAGTAATTAACTGAAACTCAACATCACCCAATACGGCATACATTAAGCACCCCCTGCATAGCTCACACGTTGCTGTTGTTGCATAGCCCGAGCAATCATGGTCTGAATCTCGGTTTGATGCTCACGCAGCATTTTGGCAAATTTCTCTTTCGTGCCTGGCAAAGGGTCGCCTTGAATGGTCAGCTGCGGGCTGTACGTCATTTGCATGATTTGTGATGGCTTGCTACCGCTACCGTTTGCCACTGGATTTAATGGCGGACTCTTTGGCGCAATATTGGCTGCCGCAGCATAAGTTGGCGCAACAGGTGCGGCTTTCGCTGGCAGACTCACTGGCGCATGAGGTAAAGGCTTTGGGTTTTGCGCTACATTTTGCGCCGGTGCTAATGCAGGGGCAGCCTTAGCCACCATCACCGGATCAGCATTAGCTTTTACGCTGGATGCTGCGGCATAAGCGGGTATAACGCTTTGTACGACAGGCGCGGCAGTGGCCGCCGCATAACTTGGCGCTGCGGCACTCAAAGCGCGCGGTTTTTCAGCTTGATTAAATGTTTTAGCACTCATCTCACCGAGCTTTTGCCCCAAACTACTGCCGACAAAGCCACCAATTAAACCACCCAAAGCCCCGCCAATCGCGGTGCCAACTCCAGGCGCAATCAGCGTGCCAATCATCGCACCGCCTTTTGCACCCAAGACCGCACCACCCCAAGCGCCACCCGCGCCACCCACAATGCCACCGGCTTTTTCTACTTTTTGCGCGGCGCTCATTTTTTTATCGGTCGATAATTCATAAGCACCATACGCCAAACCTGCAACAGCAGCCGCCGCGCCAGCGCGTCCAGCCCATTTGCTCACGCCGCCGGCCATTTTCCCCCAGCGGCTGGGCTTAGCCGCGCCTGCAGGTCCTGCCGTACCGACTGCACCGGCGTTACGACCAAGATCAGGCACACCGACTCCGCCACCGGG contains:
- a CDS encoding phage tail protein; this translates as MYAVLGDVEFQLITYFDGLKATSATNFAQHDVIEGKPRLQLMGDALDEVTIELSFHHFFCEPEVELKKLQEARLKHEALPFVYGSGVIVGRFVIEKIEVTHQKTDQLGTLQSISASLSLKEFVEDDPLTAKKSKQKENAPARKSKNKPGKKQPVTAKKSSTTRTETNRDGVSFTKIDEVRN